In a genomic window of Gossypium arboreum isolate Shixiya-1 chromosome 9, ASM2569848v2, whole genome shotgun sequence:
- the LOC108454726 gene encoding uncharacterized protein LOC108454726, with product MFSLFYGLWKYLFSKTEFHVLILGIDKAGKTTLLEKLKSVYSNLAGVPPDRIVPTVGLNIGRIGVSNTKFVFWDLGGQPGLRSIWEKYYEEAHAVIFVIDAACPSRFEDSKSALEKVLRHEDLQGAPLLILANKQDLSEALSAEELAEYLDLKKLDERVYMFEAASAFDGMGIKEGVEWLVEVMERSKRTETLRIRAGITGPN from the exons ATGTTCTCTCTCTTTTATGGACTTTGGAAGTACCTTTTTAGTAAGACAGAGTTTCATGTACTCATTCTTGGAATTGATAAGGCTGGGAAAACG ACTTTGTTGGAGAAGCTGAAATCAGTATACTCGAACTTGGCAGGCGTACCACCTGATCGGATTGTTCCAACTGTGGGACTTAATATTGGTCGGATTGGAGTTTCAAATACGAAATTCGTGTTCTGGGACCTAGGAGGCCAG CCTGGTCTGCGCTCAATTTGGGAGAAATACTATGAAGAGGCACATGCTGTGATATTTGTAATTGATGCTGCTTGCCCTTCACGTTTTGAGGACTCAAAATCAGCACTTG AAAAAGTTCTTAGACATGAAGATCTGCAGGGAGCCCCTCTCTTGATATTAGCAAACAAGCAG GATCTCTCAGAAGCTTTATCAGCTGAAGAACTTGCCGAATACCTAGATCTTAAAAAGTTGGACGAAAGGGTTTACATGTTTGAGGCGGCTTCTGCTTTTGATGG GATGGGGATTAAAGAAGGTGTTGAATGGTTAGTGGAGGTAATGGAGAGAAGCAAGAGAACCGAGACTTTGAGAATTCGTGCAGGTATAACTGGTCCTAATTAG